One Flavobacterium sp. 90 DNA segment encodes these proteins:
- a CDS encoding cupin domain-containing protein: MKNIVKKEEAVSRQFLGVDFVVLSIGTDSMVTKMLYKATDNVPFHKHPNEQSGYVISGKYNLKFGGNEFPLSEGDTYSIPANVEHSIEILEAGEVVDVFTPIRQDYL, translated from the coding sequence ATGAAAAACATTGTAAAAAAAGAAGAAGCTGTTTCAAGACAGTTTTTAGGAGTTGATTTTGTAGTACTTTCAATAGGTACAGATTCTATGGTGACAAAAATGTTGTATAAAGCAACAGATAATGTTCCGTTTCATAAACACCCTAATGAGCAAAGTGGTTACGTAATTTCAGGTAAATACAACTTGAAGTTTGGCGGTAATGAATTTCCGTTATCAGAAGGCGATACGTATTCGATTCCTGCAAATGTCGAGCATTCTATAGAAATTCTCGAAGCAGGTGAAGTTGTTGATGTATTTACACCAATAAGACAGGATTATTTGTAG
- a CDS encoding DUF6526 family protein, which produces MKIQTYYNHIRFYPPHHFVYYPVLTLFLIASIYFAITKNDTLIWSFISVGFVFLFWLAFMLRQHYSLILQNRIVRLEIRYRYFTLTGKRFEEIEYKLTDDQIFALRFAPDDEFLPLLEDAIKNNLSGDSIKKAIVHWKADYCRV; this is translated from the coding sequence ATGAAAATTCAAACCTATTACAATCACATACGGTTTTATCCCCCACACCATTTTGTTTATTATCCGGTGCTGACGTTGTTTTTAATCGCCAGTATTTATTTTGCAATCACGAAAAACGACACTCTTATCTGGTCGTTTATTAGTGTTGGATTTGTATTTTTATTTTGGTTAGCGTTTATGCTACGCCAGCATTACTCACTCATTTTACAAAACCGAATCGTTAGATTAGAAATCCGTTATCGTTATTTTACCTTAACGGGAAAACGATTTGAAGAAATCGAATATAAATTAACAGACGATCAAATATTTGCCCTAAGATTTGCACCAGACGATGAGTTTTTACCTCTTCTTGAAGATGCCATAAAAAATAACCTTTCAGGAGATTCCATAAAAAAAGCAATCGTACACTGGAAAGCAGATTATTGTAGAGTATAG
- a CDS encoding helix-turn-helix domain-containing GNAT family N-acetyltransferase encodes MEFFNKVGKVALGSRLRLMTAMITDDAAKIYESYGMNFMPKWFPVFYTLIEEREITITEIANEIGHSQPSVSKIVQEMIAAGLVEESLKSNDKRRNIVGLTEKGKEFSKELKQQLKDVEAAVDGLITESTHNLWAALEEWEFLLEQKSLFKRVNEQKKLRESQDVKIVPFEPQYLDAFKQLNVEWISTYFEMEEADYKALDNPQEYILDKGGKIFVALYHDEPLGVCALIKMKDSDYDFEMAKMAVSPKAQGKNIGFLLGQEIVKSAKEAGAKKIYLESNTILKPAINLYYKLGFQKVYGLATPYKRCNIQMELKV; translated from the coding sequence ATGGAATTTTTCAATAAAGTAGGTAAGGTGGCTTTAGGAAGCCGATTACGTTTAATGACAGCAATGATAACCGACGATGCTGCTAAAATATATGAGTCTTATGGCATGAATTTTATGCCAAAATGGTTTCCGGTTTTTTATACGCTTATAGAAGAACGCGAAATAACCATTACAGAAATCGCCAACGAAATTGGACATTCGCAACCATCGGTGAGTAAGATTGTTCAGGAAATGATTGCGGCAGGTTTAGTCGAAGAAAGCTTGAAAAGCAATGATAAACGCCGAAATATTGTTGGTTTAACCGAAAAAGGCAAAGAATTTTCGAAAGAATTAAAGCAACAACTCAAAGATGTCGAAGCTGCTGTTGACGGTTTAATTACCGAATCAACTCACAATCTTTGGGCAGCACTTGAAGAATGGGAATTTTTACTGGAGCAAAAAAGTTTGTTTAAAAGAGTAAACGAACAAAAAAAGCTGCGCGAAAGCCAGGATGTAAAAATTGTACCATTCGAACCTCAATATCTTGATGCATTCAAACAATTAAACGTAGAATGGATTTCGACGTACTTCGAAATGGAAGAAGCAGATTATAAAGCTTTGGATAATCCACAGGAATATATTTTAGATAAAGGAGGTAAAATTTTCGTGGCTTTATATCACGATGAACCTCTTGGAGTTTGTGCTTTAATAAAAATGAAAGATTCTGATTATGATTTCGAAATGGCAAAAATGGCGGTTTCACCAAAAGCACAAGGCAAAAATATTGGCTTTCTTCTTGGTCAGGAAATTGTAAAAAGCGCTAAAGAAGCTGGAGCAAAAAAGATATATCTGGAAAGTAACACCATCTTAAAACCCGCAATTAATTTGTATTATAAACTCGGTTTCCAAAAAGTATATGGATTGGCAACGCCTTATAAGCGTTGTAATATTCAGATGGAGCTTAAGGTTTAG
- a CDS encoding DNA-deoxyinosine glycosylase, with translation MIILTQTKYFLIQNMKSFSFQPISNNDANILILGTMPGTKSLEINQYYGHNQNNFWKFMFLILKEDFSTDYETRKALLQKNKIALWDILQYCDRVGSLDSAIKNEIANDFETFLKQHSNIKTIFFNGQKAAAFFKKYVHLEKQYQLITLPSTSPANASKSFQSKLDEWMIIAEH, from the coding sequence ATGATTATTTTAACTCAAACAAAATATTTCTTAATTCAAAACATGAAAAGTTTCTCCTTTCAACCTATAAGTAATAATGACGCTAACATTTTGATTCTAGGCACAATGCCCGGAACAAAATCGTTAGAAATTAATCAGTATTATGGACACAATCAGAATAATTTCTGGAAATTTATGTTCTTGATTCTAAAGGAGGATTTCTCTACGGATTACGAAACCAGAAAGGCACTTTTGCAGAAAAATAAAATTGCGCTTTGGGATATTCTTCAATATTGTGATCGCGTTGGAAGTCTGGACAGCGCAATCAAAAACGAAATTGCTAATGATTTTGAGACGTTTTTAAAACAACATTCCAACATAAAAACCATTTTCTTTAACGGACAAAAAGCGGCGGCATTTTTTAAGAAATATGTTCATTTAGAGAAACAATATCAACTTATTACGCTTCCGTCCACAAGTCCTGCAAATGCAAGTAAATCGTTCCAGTCTAAACTTGACGAATGGATGATTATCGCTGAACATTAA
- a CDS encoding MATE family efflux transporter — translation MNKNELLEGPILSSLLKLAVPIMIANLLQAAYQLVDAFWVGRLGGDAVAAVSVSTPVIFLTIALGTGLAIAGSILIAQYFGAGQQEMVNHVAAQTLLMVVTVSIGLSIIGYFLSPYFLTLLKVTPEVYKDALGFMQIAFIGLVFSFSFMIFQSVMRGVGRVTLPVYIVLGTVILNFALDPLFIFGWNFIPAMGVKGAALATLSTQSLAIIIGFAILFRGKHGIHLQLKDFKPDYKHIRKAFKIGFPSSIEQSMRAVGLTAITFLIVHFGTTTVASYGAGSNLIQLIMIPALGLSMAIATLVGQNIGAGNMLRAGKIAKLGAYLGFGLLTGIGVIAYVLAPHLIAFFVPNEPAVIEGGTTFLRITCLSWGFLGLQMCLLGVFRAVGNTTLPMILTLVSQWVLQFPLAYILSHNTSLGKIGIWWAFPISTVVTAIITVAIYAKGDWKKKRLTGKTNKLIDKVEKEITKEGFEVK, via the coding sequence ATGAATAAAAACGAATTATTAGAAGGTCCAATACTTTCTTCATTATTAAAATTGGCGGTTCCTATTATGATTGCCAATTTATTACAAGCCGCTTATCAATTAGTTGATGCTTTTTGGGTTGGGCGTTTGGGCGGAGATGCCGTTGCTGCAGTTTCTGTAAGTACGCCCGTAATCTTTTTAACAATTGCTTTAGGGACAGGTTTAGCCATTGCCGGATCAATTTTGATTGCACAATATTTTGGCGCCGGACAACAAGAAATGGTCAATCATGTCGCGGCTCAAACCTTATTAATGGTAGTTACCGTTTCGATAGGATTATCAATTATTGGGTATTTTTTGAGTCCCTATTTCCTGACGCTTTTAAAAGTCACGCCAGAGGTTTATAAAGATGCTTTGGGTTTTATGCAAATCGCCTTTATCGGATTAGTTTTTAGTTTCAGCTTTATGATATTTCAATCCGTAATGCGAGGAGTTGGGCGCGTTACTTTGCCGGTTTATATTGTGTTAGGAACTGTTATTCTGAATTTTGCTCTAGATCCGTTGTTTATTTTCGGATGGAATTTTATTCCTGCAATGGGCGTAAAAGGAGCGGCTTTAGCAACATTATCAACTCAGAGTTTGGCGATCATTATAGGTTTTGCCATTTTATTCAGAGGAAAACACGGAATCCATTTGCAATTAAAAGATTTCAAACCAGATTATAAACATATCAGGAAAGCATTCAAAATTGGTTTTCCATCTTCGATTGAACAATCCATGCGTGCGGTTGGTTTAACAGCGATTACTTTCTTGATTGTTCATTTTGGAACTACAACAGTGGCTTCATATGGAGCAGGATCAAATTTGATTCAGCTTATTATGATTCCGGCATTGGGACTTTCGATGGCAATCGCAACTTTAGTCGGACAAAATATTGGCGCAGGAAATATGCTTCGCGCTGGAAAAATTGCAAAATTAGGCGCCTATTTAGGTTTCGGATTATTAACCGGAATTGGTGTGATTGCTTATGTTCTTGCACCACATCTAATCGCTTTTTTCGTGCCAAACGAACCAGCAGTTATAGAAGGAGGAACCACTTTTTTAAGAATCACATGTCTTTCGTGGGGATTTCTGGGACTTCAAATGTGTTTGCTTGGTGTTTTTAGAGCGGTTGGGAATACAACACTTCCAATGATTCTGACATTGGTTTCGCAATGGGTTTTACAATTTCCACTTGCTTATATTTTATCTCATAATACTTCACTTGGCAAAATTGGAATTTGGTGGGCTTTTCCTATTTCAACAGTTGTAACGGCTATAATCACAGTAGCAATCTATGCTAAAGGCGATTGGAAAAAGAAAAGGCTTACAGGAAAAACCAATAAATTGATTGATAAAGTGGAGAAGGAGATAACCAAAGAAGGGTTTGAGGTTAAATAG
- a CDS encoding AraC family transcriptional regulator yields MKTVTINTEKIQDIFNELNANFNGKVTFDLEEYKLEVDNNFAKGSIIGASFNDNISYVQFDMTFSTNVRLDILNVKSSPVYFAYCSKGSLSHSFGFSGEERKFKTFQTAIVTSKESQDNVLFFEKDKKTKFTLIIVGTENEEQNEMHSLNQKVKETFFENNAVQDFFYIGSYNLKISEKIEQLNAVTQTGIVRNLLKEGILRIILAMEIQQHTDDLNALPKDSNCLTLKEMEEIKELSETIKANPEEAFTIKSLSKKSGLSPNKLQEGFKMIHNRTVNDYITHMRVMKAEILIRTSDLNISEIVYCIGFTSRSYFSKIFKQKFNCSPKEYKFNLNPLAITA; encoded by the coding sequence ATGAAAACAGTTACTATAAATACAGAGAAAATTCAAGATATATTTAATGAGTTAAATGCAAATTTTAACGGAAAAGTGACTTTCGATTTAGAAGAATATAAACTTGAAGTGGATAATAATTTTGCAAAAGGTTCTATTATTGGCGCGTCTTTCAATGATAATATTTCATATGTACAATTTGATATGACTTTCTCAACAAATGTTCGTTTGGATATTTTAAACGTTAAATCATCGCCGGTTTATTTTGCATATTGTTCAAAGGGAAGTCTTTCTCATAGTTTTGGTTTTTCGGGAGAAGAAAGAAAATTTAAAACTTTTCAAACCGCAATAGTTACTTCAAAAGAAAGCCAGGATAATGTTTTATTTTTCGAAAAAGACAAGAAAACAAAATTTACTTTAATCATCGTAGGTACTGAAAACGAAGAACAAAACGAAATGCATTCTTTGAATCAAAAGGTCAAAGAAACTTTTTTTGAAAATAATGCCGTTCAGGATTTCTTTTATATCGGTTCGTATAACTTGAAAATTTCTGAAAAAATTGAACAATTAAACGCCGTTACACAAACCGGAATCGTTAGAAATTTACTAAAAGAAGGTATTCTAAGAATCATTCTGGCAATGGAAATTCAGCAACACACAGATGATTTAAATGCTTTACCAAAAGATTCAAATTGTTTGACTCTCAAAGAAATGGAAGAAATAAAAGAACTTTCTGAAACTATAAAAGCCAATCCCGAAGAAGCTTTTACAATCAAATCACTGAGCAAAAAATCAGGTTTGTCTCCAAATAAATTGCAGGAAGGTTTTAAAATGATCCACAATAGAACCGTAAACGATTACATCACACATATGCGAGTGATGAAAGCCGAAATTCTAATCAGAACTTCAGACTTAAATATCTCCGAAATAGTGTATTGCATTGGTTTTACAAGTAGAAGTTATTTCTCTAAAATCTTCAAACAAAAATTCAATTGTAGCCCAAAAGAATATAAATTTAATTTAAATCCTTTAGCTATTACAGCTTAG